The Rutidosis leptorrhynchoides isolate AG116_Rl617_1_P2 unplaced genomic scaffold, CSIRO_AGI_Rlap_v1 contig109, whole genome shotgun sequence genome has a window encoding:
- the LOC139881070 gene encoding uncharacterized protein — protein MVLRSKIKFKFVDGSIKKPAANDEKFPHWDRCNIMVSCWLMNSVIPSIKLSISRFQTAQEMWKDLQLRFARGDITRIADLQQEIFSLSQGDLNVTDYYTKMKTLWDEYEDLRPIPDCVCEKACSCELRPIMVSYYQADKVIRFLKGLNGVYAHSRSQIMMMEPLPSLQKVFSTIARFERQNVPLFEQPISSLAAYSSAKTQNQQSNNQTQFKKAPDGRPICAHCGKIGHIAAKCYRKVGFPPNFKFTKNGSVNAADAVQEGNNEKTTISISQEEYDNLKKQAQISQI, from the coding sequence ATGGTGCTGCGCTCGAAAATCAAATTCAAATTTGTGGATGGAAGCATCAAAAAACCAGCAGCCAATGATGAGAAATTCCCTCACTGGGATCGCTGCAACATCATGGTTTCATGCTGGCTAATGAACTCTGTCATCCCTTCAATCAAACTGAGCATTTCAAGGTTCCAAACGGCTCAAGAAATGTGGAAAGACTTGCAATTAAGATTTGCAAGGGGAGATATCACAAGAATAGCAGATTTGCAGCAGGAAATATTCTCTCTTTCACAAGGAGACTTGAATGTCACAGACTACTACACGAAAATGAAAACACTATGGGACGAGTATGAAGATTTAAGGCCAATTCCAGACTGTGTATGTGAAAAAGCGTGCAGCTGTGAGCTAAGGCCAATCATGGTCTCATACTATCAAGCAGACAAGGTTATAAGATTTCTGAAGGGACTAAATGGAGTGTATGCTCACTCAAGGTCTCAGATAATGATGATGGAGCCATTACCTTCACTGCAAAAAGTCTTCTCGACCATAGCACGGTTTGAGAGGCAAAATGTGCCTCTCTTCGAGCAGCCAATATCCAGTCTTGCCGCCTACTCTTCTGCAAAAACTCAAAACCAGCAAAGCAACAATCAGACACAGTTCAAGAAGGCACCAGATGGCAGGCCAATATGTGCTCATTGTGGAAAAATTGGTCACATTGCCGCAAAGTGTTACAGAAAAGTTGGTTTTCCGCCCAACTTTAAATTCACAAAGAATGGGTCTGTAAATGCTGCAGATGCTGTTCAAGAAGGAAACAATGAAAAGACCACAATCTCCATCTCACAAGAGGAGTATGATAACCTGAAAAAGCAAGCTCAGATTTCACAAATCTAG